The genomic interval TCTGTGCACCCTGCTTTGATTGAATATTCTTTGTGCATTCTTTAGTAACTGACAACTTTATAAGTTACTGTACTGATCTCATCTGCCTTTATACCTGCTTTAGAGCTGTGgatgtattgtttgttttatcaGGCCGTGAGCCGTCCATCTCGAGTGACACACGAACAGACTCCTCGACGGACAGCTATAGCTATAAACACTCCCACTCCCACCATGAGTCGTTGGCCTCACACTTCTCCTCAGACTCTCAGGGAACTGTTGTCTGCAACACTGAAAACTCTGCCTCACACAGCAGCCTAGACACTACAGGTACATGCGTGTCCATACACtcaagcatgcacacacattcacatacttTTAAGCAGCTTACATAATGTTCTCACAGTACTAGATCCTTTTATAATgaagctttttttgtttaactCTTGACAATAATGCCATTTCTATGAGTTGTAATGTGATGTTCTTTACTGTGTAAGCACCTGCTATTTTTTGGTCGATTTTATGACTGTGGTATGTTGTGAAGGTCCTTTGACTGACAGTGAGTCCACACAGCGGCACACACTCAGAAAAAGTGGTACAGCAGACAGGAAGAACGGAATCCTTGACAGGAAGAGGAGTGCCAGTCGCCCTCGACGATTTGAAGAAAGGAGTCGGGGCTCAAAGACTGATGAGGTGTCTTCTGCAGGATACCACAGTGAGGGTATGCAGCTTAAGAGCTCAGCAGGATctgcaacacaacacaaacacctaATTTTAAAGCGATGAATATCACACTATTGATAATGATTTGAGAGGAAAGAAGCAGTGAAGAAATAGAAAGGAACTTGTGTccctgtcacggttggctcctcccagtcctgtccatgtgctcatgttttgttttggttttgtaactccgcccctgattgttatcacctgtccctcattgttccgtgtatttaagccctgtgtttgccccttccgtttgccagtctttgtatctttgtatcgttgtacctggtctttgtttgtgttggttctggttgttttcgtcatgtcttaccctcgatctgtccgtgtcggctcattgaccctggactgttctgactacgaccctggatttgcccgtaataaatctcgcttatctcagcgtatgcgtccgcctcctcgctcccccttacagaaagactggccaccacaggacgcagcaggtaagcgagactccggcatgtggttgttccgttgggacgaaactccggctgttttaaagcagcccgagttcgctgtgtcccaacgccaccaagccggagacagcaaatcccctggcgctgagggtaagacatgacgaaaacaaccagaaccaacacaaacaaagaccaggtacaacgaTACAAAGAttcaaagactggcaaacggaaggggcaaacacagggcttaaatacacggaacaatgagggacaggtgataacaatcaggggcggagttacaaaaccaaaacatgagcacatggacaggactgggaggagccaaccgtgacagtcCCTAAAGTACCAGATAACTGCTTTTAATAagaaacagtggtcagtgttgtaCTGGTCCtgtaatcataatcataaaaatCATAATTATTTTCATCTACTTTATTGTCATGGAATTGCATAATTTCCAGAAATTACATGACACCCTCCTTGCCTTTGTTCTTCTCAAGGGGAGACTTTAAAAGAGCAGCAGGCCCCTCGCGCCACTCCCAAGAGCTCCAGCCGTCTGCGGGATTTTAAGGAGACCATGAGCAGCATCATCCTCAGTCGACCTCTTTCagcctcctcctccagctcagTAGGGCCTCCTGACTCTGGTGCCAAGAGTCATGACTGGGAGGCTGACAGCACCAGCAGCGAGTCAAAGTCCAGCTCCTCTGGGGGGCGCTACCGGCCAGCCTGGAAGCCTCGCCGTGAGGCTCTAAACATTGACAGCATTTTCAGCAGGGAGCGGCGCAGACAGGCTGGCTACAGCCCATTAGGCACCTCACTACCCGAGGATGTGGGGACACGGAGAGAGTCACTGGGGTCTCTCGGGCAGACACCGTTCAACAGCAATGCTGCATCCAAGACTCTACCACCATACCAGGGAAGGGGGTCAGAGCAGCCCCCACGGCTCATTCAGAGAATGGAGAGTGGATATGAGAGCAGTGAGAGGAACAGCAACAGTCCTGTTAGTCTGGACATGCCTCTGAACGAGGCAGCCAGTAACGGTTTGAATAGGTACTTTCATGCACCCTTCACGTCAGGAATGCACCAAAATTTCAGgcaataaactttttttttaaaggacaaaaaggccaaattttctttttctcccaaaagcgtaaaaacaaaggaaatgttaaatttttatttatttatttattttttaatgaatgtttacatctcaagtgcaaaatcagcattataGTAATGGATATATGATTGCAATAGTAGAGCATTCACTTCTATTCTTGAAAAGTATGCCGTTCAAGTTTTGATTAAGttctttttcaggttttctttCAAAGTGCTTAGTCATTAGATTCATCTATTTGAGGAAGGGCTCTTTAGCACAGCAACTGATGTTATAAAATGTTGTTCCATATTTTCCATCTAGTTGAGATGAAATAGGTCTACAACAAAGTGTCTGggacaaaaacatatttaattgcATTTGTTATTACGGTGTAGATAAATGTTTCATTCAgaagtataaataaaaagctaagCTTTCTCTAATGGTGCCTGAAACTGGTGAATAAACAAATATAGATGGAGAGAAAATTGATCCCTGCCCCCCAGCTTCTGTTCTGACATGTCCTGAATGTAAATCTTGGTTTCAGCTAAGAATTTTCTTTCTGGTGTTTTGCAAACGTAACATTACTTCTTTCATGTTTCTCAGTTTGAAAGATACGGTCTTGATAAAGCCTCCGTCTGGTCTTGGTCCTTCATGGAAGAGTGTGCAGAAGTCCAAGAGCAGCAGTGCCCTTCTGCAGGATGTTAAAGCATCCGTCAAAGGAAGCAGTCACATGAGTTTAGGTGTGTACACTGCATTTGTTTGTGAAAACAGTTTACACATCAAGGATCTGCTTATGCCTTGGtctcttttcatttgtttacgTAAGCATTTGGGTCATTAGCTAGTGTTTGTACATAGTCTAATGAACCCTTATCATACtgttaaaatgtacataatgtaATGATCTGTGAACACAGTACatacgtgtatgtgtgtgtgtatgtatgtatgtatgtatgtatgtgtatatatatatatatatatatatatgtgtgtgtgtatgtgtatatatatatatatatatatatatatatatatatatatatatatatatttatatatatatatatatatatatatatttatatatatatatatatatatatatatatatatatatgtgtgtgtgtgtgtgtgtgtgtgtgtgtgtgtgtatgtatgtgtgccaTTAATGGCATGTTTTTGCATTCTGATTCAACTACATATTGAAAGTTATGTAACCTAGGTAACTGGCCTGTTTGTGCTTGTGCCAGTGtcaatatatatacaatatgtaTACTGCTCTTTATTTTACACTTGCATTTGGAAATAAATGACCTTGTTTTGTGTTGATGTGTAGTGGGAGAGGGCAGGAGTGAACTGGATGAGCTGCAAGAGGAGGTGGCACGCAGGGCAAAGGAACAGGAGCTGcagaggaagaaggagaaggaaagagaagcaGCCATGGGCTTCAACCCCAGACCCAGCAAGTTCATGgatctggatgagctgcagaaCCAAGGTGAGAGCCAGCCTATTATTAGTCTGCATGCTCTCTGAGGTGGTAGGATAGAGGCTTTTTCTTGGGGCTTTGCTGCTGCTTGAGGTTGTAGGATTGggagtgtgctgtgtgtggtgtgattAACACAAGGGCCAACTCCAAGTAAATTTGGAATCCAATTAGAGGTCTATACCTCAACTAGAGAGTTTACACACACCAGGTGTAGTGTTTAAATATATAGGATCTGTCTTCCGGCATAGTGTAAACCATCTGCCTTGCTTATATATAGTACTACAGTATTGGGGTTATGGCCTGagacagttattacatgatTTCCCAGTTCCCTTGTTTGAGCTTATTGCAGATATTTAagctgacagcagtgattttccAGTAGTTAGCACTGAGGATTGTATATcacaacaaacagaatgtgtAATGAGTGTATTTTTAGTACGTGCCCAAGTACTTGATCTCAAAATCACACTTAGAAGCAGTACATCAATATTTTTTAGTAGTCTTTTTGACGGAACACGTATACTGATACACGTATCAGTGTTTCGGTCCTTACTGACTGAACCACACGTTCTAAACCTTCTGTAAAACTGGTTAATAAGGACTGTTCTCATTACATGTTACAGTAATTATAGTTTAGGTTATATTTTTTATGGCTTAATAAAACAAAGCTTGCTAAATACTAACATTAACAGAGTAAATAATTGGCACAAGCGCTATAATCAGCTAAAAGTTCATGATATTGACACGCTTAACTGAGGCATAGACATTTAGCCCATAGGGGTATTATAAAGCCATTTTAGCAACTGCtaacagaggtcatttattgCTGAGCAAAGATTTGTctgaaattaaatatttaataatgattcatacttgatttatttaaaaaaaaaaaaaaaaaaaaagttacaagtTTAGGTGTCAGGGTGTGACCATGTGTAATTCTGGGATTTGTGTGAGATGTCTGTTTATGGACACCTGCACTGACCTACGAATGACCGTATGTGCATGCGGGTATGTGGGTTTCTGAGCTTTTCAGCGCTGTGGTGCtttggtgtgtgttgtttgcAGGGAAGGGGGACAGTTTTGAGCGGTGTGTGCTGGAGGCCGAAGCACTTTTAGATCAGTCTCTGAGGCTGGAGCAGGCAGGGGAGGTTGCTGCGGCTCTCTCTGTGGTAAATGAAGCAGTGTGTAAGTAGCCCTATCCAGTCCTCAGAATTCTGCCCTCAACCGCCACCATCTTTACCATCTTAACCACATatgcatgtgtgagtgagagagagacagacagaatcAGAATATCTTTTGCTTACATTGGagtaatgcagtttttttttcttactgttaGTAGTATTTCCAGAAATTATGATTTGTTCTATGAACCAGGATGTCAAGCACTGCAACAAGCCCAAACTTAGCTGTTTAATTTGGGATGCCCCTTGATTCTTAATTAATTTACAAACATTATTCTGACATGCGTTCTTCCAGTTGCATTTGTTACTCGATCTAGGGAtgcaacaaaataaaatttctaGGCCAATAACTGTTAACAGTTAAATGTGGTAACACATTGTGGTCGATATGATAACCCATTTTCACTAAATCAGACATGGTAATTAAGGCAATCACATATGTTACAGTGACATTTAACAGGAATCCTCCTCATTGACTTTTTTGCATAGCAGTGGAGTTCTTGCCTTTATCGGGGCAAGGGTgcgaaaaaaaatcttaatcagTACAAGAAAACTGAATTAGAAAATATGCTTCTGAGTCAAAAAGTATGATTGAATACAAGAAATTATTGTTAAGTCAAAGCCTTTAAGTGCTGAAGTCTCCAAACAGTTAATAATTAGGtggttttatcttttatttagcATGTGGTGTAATtgctattaaaatgttttaaagtggGGCATGTCTGCATAGAGGATGTCATGCATCAGTGCCTACTGCATTTATCAATGCTATGTATATATTACAGAATTTAAGTGTTAAAACATCCTAAAACCAATTTCTCATCCTGTGACCTATTTTTTATTATCCCTGGGATGACTGAACTGCTTTAGTCTggatcctctctctctctctctctctctctctctctctctctctctctctctctcatttttatatatatatatatatatatatatatatatatatatatatatatatatatatatatatatatatatatatatatatatatatatatatatatatgagtgtgtgtgtgtgtgtgtgtgtgtgtgtaatatctaaaatatacacacacacatacgtacacACACTAATAAATGTCCCATTGTTGACTAGTTGCTGCAGCCCTACTATGGAGACATACAGTCAGTCCTGCAGCCTGACTGTCACCCAGAGATATATTGTGCAGTACACAGGCCAAATTTTGTCTCCATTCAGCTtttacatttcttcattttccaGTCCAACACTAAAACGATTGCAAAGACGTGTCTCACTGGAGTTAGTAATTGTAGGGGATACTGTTCCTTACTGTTCGAGTGGCTGTAGAAATCACAGGCCTCTGCTCTCATCTTAATGAAACCGCTCAGAAGACTGTTTACccatcaccatagcaacaaccaGCCTCTAAGGGGAATGGGGGTAGTGCCTAATGCTGTGGCAACCTCTTAAAACGCTTCATTGGAGTGTGTGCCGGTGTTGCTTTGTAAATGTCATCAAGACTCTTTCTGTGCCTCTGTTATCAACATCTGATGGATTTCTCTTGGGTTTCAGCgctgcttttttctcttctgtgtgtgtctccatGTACACTTGTTCTGTGTTTAGATATGATGTTCCTGAAGTGTGATAGACACACACGTgcacgcatatatatatatatatatatatatatatatatatatatatatatatatatatataaaatatgagtgcatatatatacacacacacagcattttgcACCCACAGTTCTTCCTCCTGTGCTAATCCCAGTGGTGTCACCTCAACCCTGCTCCTCCGCCTGTTCAACACGTTCTCCTGTGTAGTGTAGGAGAAATCTTAGATGTTTGTCAGGTCCACTAAACCTAGAATAGTGCTCTCATGCCACTGTAATTAAACTGCAACTAGGCTTGCACTGAAGCTCAGAGGGAGGccaaattcattttaatttatttatttttatttatgtatgttttttggtTTCATGGCTGAATACaattctttttaatttccatgatCAAATACAactcattttaatttgatgaatTCAGTCCTTCatattttttaactgttttgtaCCGAAAAGGTTACAGTTTAAATCTGTGGGGATCTACAGCATTAGTTCCCAGTTCTCTTGGTTTTCCAACATATTCCAGTGTTGTTCTTtcctaacccccccccccccccccccccccattatcCAACCCAGTGTGATACTTAAGTTCATAACAGATAGGTTTGCATGCATCCCATgagtcagtgtttttatttttcctcatctttttgtttccttttttttttttctacttttctcattttgtttttgctatTGAAGCCAAACTCAGGCATCCCATGCATGAGAGCAGTGCTAACGGGCAGGGCAGAACAGTGGCTGAGGCCCGACTGCAAAAGTGTATGAGGAGAGCACGAGGCCTGCAGCAACGCAtgcagcagcaggagcagcagcaccaacaacaacaacaacagcagcagcagcaggaggaggagagagaggaagagcaagaGCAAAAGCTGTCTATCAGGTACCTGCTGCTGCctctggtgtgtttgtgtgcgtgtggacACCCTCCTGATGAAGGCTGCAGGGGCCTACACATGCAcctctgggggaaaaaaaaagacaccgTGCTTAACTAAACAGGCGATGGGCAAGAGAACAACACAGGTTTTACATAACTGAGAACATAAAAAGCCATTTGTCTGTTTGACTTATTGATTGCTTTGGTTGCAGAGAcataacatcacatcacatgcAGAATATATAGTGACCTGTCTCAAGCACACTTGCTTGCTTCCTAAACTTAATTGGAAGTGGGTATAGGTGCTCATTACCATCAAGTggtcatttctgtttttgctttctgatttttttcagtgaacaGCCTATCAAGATCCAAATACTTCTGACGGAAGCCCAAGAGGAGTTTGTGGAAGCACTTTCAGAAGCTTCCTTAGGTCCACCTTCATCTCTCCCCATAATGCCTCACTCCACTGCTCCCTCTTCCCCTTCTACTTCCCCTTCCCCTTCCAGCCCCTGGCACATTTCACCCTCCAACTCTTTAGGCCTGGTGCCCAAGCACCAAAGCGGCTCAGGAGACAGCCCTGACCACCCTGCTGTAGCTGATAACAGACCGAATGAATGGTCACGCTCAGACTCATGGGAGCATTCCACTGCCCCAGGTGGTTGTATACAGTCAACTAGTAAACCCAGCACACCTCAGCCTTCCTCCCTGCCCAGAGACAGCCCtgctacacaaacacactggaCCAGCCAACACCCGCCTGTGTCCCAGAGCCTCAGTGCCCCTCACATACACTCGCGCACTCCTTCATCTTCCTCCAGTCATCACTATGATCTGGAGGAAAGGCTCCAATCTTGCCAGCCATCACTCTGCAGCCCTCCGCATTCTCAGCATAGCCCTGTACCTGACATCAGAGAGTCCAGCCCTCGCTCTGCTCCTCCCGCAGCTCCATGCAGCCGGCCCTGCAGGATCCTCGAGCACCTAGACACAGGTCCAACAAAACAGGACTCTGTGCTCTACTCTCCAGCAGACCCTTGCCTTGCCCCCCACCACCCCTCTCCCCCACTGGAGCATCATCCAGCCAGGCCCATGCCTGTGGAGCGCTGGGCTGAAAACGTCACTAAATATTATAACTCCCAAAACGCTCTGCAGTCGTTCTGCAGCTCACCCGGCGAGCAGGTATCTGAGCTAGAGTCGCTGTACAGGGCCAGTCTGCAGGCTCCCAGCATGCCTCGAGGCCCCCGTGGGCCCAGTCCACAGCCCACTGGGAGACAAGGTATTGAGTCATTTGATTTTAAATagtacaatgaaataaaaaatttaattaaaataacagTACGCTTTATTTCTGCCATGTTTTTTGGCATCTTGCAAACCTCTGAATATGCACACACAATTAAGTGGTACTATTAATGAACCTCGTTCGTTAAatgatttcattttcagtgttttcctttttacaagcagaaaatgtattttttttaaatgtgtcattATTACTCAAATTTCATGCACTTCAGATTTTATCTAAAGCCCTCTCTCTACAGTatcattaaattaatatttattttgtgacCAATTTTGACTTCATTGTGATTTCAGCCAGGCTAAGGGTTGTTTGGCTGTTATCTGTCTCCGCAGGCCCTGCTGCAGCTCGTAGACTCACATCTGGACACTCTGGCAGCCTCGGCCGCTCCAAAACGCCTACCGCCGAGATCGAGCGGAGTGCCTACAGGACGCCAGCATATACAAGCTCTCCAGCGCACAGAGTAAGctttcactctgtctttttCCCTGTGTGAACTTTGTGAGCATTTTGCGCACATCGGTGTGCTTGAGGTAAATTGGCACTGAAAGAAGTGATGATGCTCGTTATGCTAATTAGGGTGTAAAAAATGTTaactgtgtgcatgcatgtgttttttttttttttttttagcctgtgACGGCTGCAGTGAATGAGATACCAGTGGGTGAGGATGAAAtgtacagtgctgagaatcTGCGTCGTATTGCTCGCAGTCTGAGTGGGACTGTCATAGGAGGACGATCTGACAACCTGGTCCCTTCTCGCAGCTTTGTAAGTTTCACGTGGCTAGTTACCTTGAAAAACACACATGGTTGGAGTAAGACTAAGGGAGTAAGAATCTACAAACATTTGAATAGCCAAGAAAGTTTAAGACATTGAAGTTTTTTTCATATGCAAATTAGGTTTTACAATCTTTTATCGAAAAATCATGGCATGTCTATGCTCCTCCAGAGGGCAGTGTAGAGCCTGCATGTTACATTTTGGTCAGAGTTTAAATGTTTTAGcccaaagaagcaaaaaaacgAAAGATGGCTAAATACTACTGCATATCAGAAGAGAAGATCTGCACCTGGTAGCAGATAGTACAGATAGTAGCTGTGTAGCACATAGGTAGCATCACAGAAAAGCATAGATAAACCAGAAACCTGTGCTCATTTTATACTTGTATAGATGTAATGGAATAAAAGATTTACCATTTAAGTGAATTTATCAGATTTTGAGATCAGCTAACTAACTTCTCAAACTAATTTTTATGAGTTAAAAGGTATGAGTTGAAGGAGTTGAAGTAGGATGTGACAAATATCAATTTTGACCAAAAAGCTtatccctaacacacacactactcacaaaaagttagggatgtttggctttcgggtgaaattcaTGGAAAGCGTAATAAGGTCCcgctacagtgatattatatcatgaaagtagggcatttaagtaTAAGCGTGTaatggtgatttcctcatctcaaacaatttattgaaacaaaagccaacaacagtggtgggtATACCCCAACAAAAAATCTTAGTATCTCAGTAACttgtcatgtgcccttgagAATCAGTTACAGCTTGACAACGAtgtctcatgctgttcacaagggcggccctcaggtcattgaggttctggggtacagagttacgagcctctcCACAGTGACCCAGCTGGTCCCATAGGTTTCCATGGGATTccggtctggagaaagtgccggccactccatttgaggtaccccagtctccagtaGCCATTCTCTAATGATGcgacctcgatgagctggagcattgtcgtccatgaagatgacattaggcctgtgttgttcatgcagaggcacaataACTGGGTTAATGATGTTGTTCAAGTAGTATGGGCttgtcactgtaccattcacaaagtgtagggtaATTCTGTATTGACTAGTCACATCTGCCCACGCAGTAACGCCACCACCACTAAAGGCTAATCTGGTGACAACAGTGGCGGATGCATAGCGCTCTCCTTGACATCTCCAACTTCGTTGGTGGCCATCATTTCTGCTCAGCATGAATCAGCTTTCATCAGTGAACAGCACTGAGGCCCACTGGTCCCTCGTCCAGCATAAATGCTCCCTGGCCGATGCAAGACGATGACGCCTGTGCCTGGCAGTGTGGTCAGGTACCCTTGCAGGTCGTCTAGCACGCAGACTACACCGATGTAAACGGTTTCGAATGGTCTGACGTGACACTTGGGTGCCTCTCACTTCCCTTAAATGTGCCTGGAGTTGTGTGGCATTCATCATCCTGTTCCACAGGGCACTATTCACAATGAAGCAGTCATCAGTGTGGGATGTGGCCAAAGGACGTCCACTTCTATGCCTTTCTGTGACTCATCCAGTCTCTATGTATCTCTGTTGCAACCTGCCGATGAAGCTCAGTGGCTACTTCCATCTGAGAACATCCTGTTTGAAGCCTCGCAATGGCGAGGTACTGTTGATCAACTGTTAGGTGTTGTCTTGGTCTCATGATGTCAGAATGTGAACTGCATGATGAGGAGGACTGTTTAAATACCAATTCTAATTGAACAGGAACTTTATTGGTTGATTCATGGATCAAACACCTGTTGTGAATTTTGCTGTTAgactccttgttagagaacagcaagttgtgcaaaaagtactgaaacattgaacagttggacatgtacattcaaaagtttatagaaggtcacattaagttcacctgtaacggttagagtgcattttaggttcatcctgaaatttcacccgaaagccaaatatcactgactttttgtgagtagtgtaggTGTACAAAGGTGCATATGCAGTCACACTGATTAAACATGCAATATGGACAGCTGTGTATTACCCATGTCCTCCCTTGATTCATCCATCTCATGTCAGGATATGCGTTTGTCATGAGGTCTTACTGTTGTGTTGTGTAGTTTTCATCTTTAGGTTtttgtttatcatttatttttgtcattccaaatattattttataaatcaTCTTATTTATGTAACCCCagctaatattttttttcttttcttttcaacatTATCTCACTTGTTCTTTCATACCTCTGTTGAAATTTTTGTTTATCCTCCTgccccatttttttttttttttttttgcacctgTTTAAAGGAACCACCTGCCACAAGGATGGCTAAGCATGCGGACCCACGTTCAGGCATGCGTCACCTTAGCACGTCCCTGCATGCTGCACCCTTTCCCCACAATCCTTCAGTGTTCACCCACGAGCCCCAGCACCAGTACCTCCACTCATCCCAGCAGCATCGTACTCCACCAACACCTCCGTGCCAGCAGGCACCACGGCCCAGCACACTGGGGCCCTCTCGTGGACACCCAGGTAACCATCTCCCTCTGCTGCATCACATCAGCCACACACTCAGACAGTCACTCGTCTGGGTCTTTAGAGTGGGGCCAGCGTCAGTCTTCTCCTTTAATGCCTGTCGTAATGATATCCCTTTCATTTCCATTAAGGCACTCTGTTGTCACACATGCATATGGTGTTTTAAATCCATAGTGCACAGCCCCACTCCATCATCCTATAGAGTTTAGTCTGCGTTCTCAATCCTCAGTAGCTGATCTAGCCAATACTACTGTATTTTAGATTCCTGTTAGAGCTAAATTGTGCAGGGCAGTAGATTTCCAAGAATAAAGTTTTGTACTTTTGTTTCAAGGGTTATGCTCTAAAGTTGTTTCTGCTATTCAAAATAAGTTCTAAAATCAGGAATTTCAGCCCTGATAATgttaatagataaacaccttatTGTGTGTTGTACTAATACCAATaactttgcattttaaaataagttcATATTATTCATATCCATATACAACTTGCAGTGATTGTAAAGCTGCAGTCATACTAAGTGAGCAAGTATTATTTGCCTGGTGAAAGTCAGTTCACTTGAATGGGAAGTgatgcaaaaatgtgaaaaaaggcATTTGCAAACCTCAGAAGTGCAATTCAATAAAAGAATAAGACAGTAAGTTGTTCCTTAGGCTAGGAAAAGCAGCATCAGTGTGACTATGCATGTGTCAGTGCAAGCAAGAGCAAAAATGGGGCACAGAGTGATTGTAATTATTGGCTGTTATTTCCAGTATCAGACCCACAGTAGTAATTTAATTGTTCTTATTATCTGTGAATATGCTGGTCAATATATTGAACCCTAAAACTgccctgtttatttatttatttatttatttatttattttgtgtgattttgaggtgaaaataatactaaataacTTTTACAGGAAATTCCCAAAAGGTCGACAAGTTTCTGGCTGTGCTTGACCGGGGTGAAGCTCAAACTCGCGAAAACTACCACAGTGTCGCATTGAGCTATGGCACGCTGCCCCGGGCTCCCCGAAGGCCTGCACCATCTGGGCTCTCCCTTCCCCACGTCAGAGTTGGCCCTGAGGCCTGGAGCTACCCGGACTCCGGCTATGCCACTTTGACTCACCCACGCCGTTCAGACCCTGCCAGCAGAGCCACGGAGACCGCTTACCAGCAGCCTCAGCGTCATGGCCGTCCTGCTCCAGCAGCTCCACGCATGATCCCCCAGCACCATGAGCCTGCAGTCAAACCCATGCGCCTGGATGTGCCCCCTGAGGGTGACTGGAGGACTGCCAATTTCAGAACGGCTCCCATGGACGCCCCGCCGTTCTGTAGACCAGACCCTCGCAGCAGACCAATTCATGGCCCCCCAACCCAACTCTGCTCACTGTGCCAGCAGAGCCCACCTGAACATGGGATCACCCATTGTCAGGCCTGCCGAGTCTACATGAACCACTACAGGCCAATCAGCTGAGTGTTGCACACCACATTCCGAAGatgccagcttcttattttacattcacacacatg from Pygocentrus nattereri isolate fPygNat1 chromosome 5, fPygNat1.pri, whole genome shotgun sequence carries:
- the usp54a gene encoding inactive ubiquitin carboxyl-terminal hydrolase 54a isoform X2, translating into MSWKRNYFASGSSGLQGIFTPRTMTSIAPSKGLSNEPGQNSCFLNSALQVLWHLDIFRRSFRQLTTHKCMEDSCIFCALKSIFAQFQFSSEKVLPSDALRTALAKTFQDEQRFQLGIMDDAAECFENILMRIHFHIADESKEDICTAKHCIPHQKFAMTLFEQCVCGSCGASSDPLPFIQMVHYISTTSLCNQAVRMLESREKPTPDMFGELLRNASTMGDLRNCPGNCGEKLRIRRVLMNSPEIITIGLVWDSDHSDLAEDVIHSLGTILRLGDLFYRVTEEKARQAELYLVGMVCYYGKHYSTFFFQTKIRKWMYFDDAHVKEIGPKWRDVVSRCIKGHYQPLLLLYADPRGTPVSVQDLASRLELHHYTKTYYDSEDSGREPSISSDTRTDSSTDSYSYKHSHSHHESLASHFSSDSQGTVVCNTENSASHSSLDTTGPLTDSESTQRHTLRKSGTADRKNGILDRKRSASRPRRFEERSRGSKTDEVSSAGYHSEGETLKEQQAPRATPKSSSRLRDFKETMSSIILSRPLSASSSSSVGPPDSGAKSHDWEADSTSSESKSSSSGGRYRPAWKPRREALNIDSIFSRERRRQAGYSPLGTSLPEDVGTRRESLGSLGQTPFNSNAASKTLPPYQGRGSEQPPRLIQRMESGYESSERNSNSPVSLDMPLNEAASNGLNSLKDTVLIKPPSGLGPSWKSVQKSKSSSALLQDVKASVKGSSHMSLVGEGRSELDELQEEVARRAKEQELQRKKEKEREAAMGFNPRPSKFMDLDELQNQGKGDSFERCVLEAEALLDQSLRLEQAGEVAAALSVVNEAVSKLRHPMHESSANGQGRTVAEARLQKCMRRARGLQQRMQQQEQQHQQQQQQQQQQEEEREEEQEQKLSISEQPIKIQILLTEAQEEFVEALSEASLGPPSSLPIMPHSTAPSSPSTSPSPSSPWHISPSNSLGLVPKHQSGSGDSPDHPAVADNRPNEWSRSDSWEHSTAPGGCIQSTSKPSTPQPSSLPRDSPATQTHWTSQHPPVSQSLSAPHIHSRTPSSSSSHHYDLEERLQSCQPSLCSPPHSQHSPVPDIRESSPRSAPPAAPCSRPCRILEHLDTGPTKQDSVLYSPADPCLAPHHPSPPLEHHPARPMPVERWAENVTKYYNSQNALQSFCSSPGEQVSELESLYRASLQAPSMPRGPRGPSPQPTGRQGPAAARRLTSGHSGSLGRSKTPTAEIERSAYRTPAYTSSPAHRPVTAAVNEIPVGEDEMYSAENLRRIARSLSGTVIGGRSDNLVPSRSFEIPKRSTSFWLCLTGVKLKLAKTTTVSH
- the usp54a gene encoding inactive ubiquitin carboxyl-terminal hydrolase 54a isoform X4 → MSWKRNYFASGSSGLQGIFTPRTMTSIAPSKGLSNEPGQNSCFLNSALQVLWHLDIFRRSFRQLTTHKCMEDSCIFCALKSIFAQFQFSSEKVLPSDALRTALAKTFQDEQRFQLGIMDDAAECFENILMRIHFHIADESKEDICTAKHCIPHQKFAMTLFEQCVCGSCGASSDPLPFIQMVHYISTTSLCNQAVRMLESREKPTPDMFGELLRNASTMGDLRNCPGNCGEKLRIRRVLMNSPEIITIGLVWDSDHSDLAEDVIHSLGTILRLGDLFYRVTEEKARQAELYLVGMVCYYGKHYSTFFFQTKIRKWMYFDDAHVKEIGPKWRDVVSRCIKGHYQPLLLLYADPRGTPVSVQDLASRLELHHYTKTYYDSEDSGREPSISSDTRTDSSTDSYSYKHSHSHHESLASHFSSDSQGTVVCNTENSASHSSLDTTGPLTDSESTQRHTLRKSGTADRKNGILDRKRSASRPRRFEERSRGSKTDEVSSAGYHSEGETLKEQQAPRATPKSSSRLRDFKETMSSIILSRPLSASSSSSVGPPDSGAKSHDWEADSTSSESKSSSSGGRYRPAWKPRREALNIDSIFSRERRRQAGYSPLGTSLPEDVGTRRESLGSLGQTPFNSNAASKTLPPYQGRGSEQPPRLIQRMESGYESSERNSNSPVSLDMPLNEAASNGLNSLKDTVLIKPPSGLGPSWKSVQKSKSSSALLQDVKASVKGSSHMSLVGEGRSELDELQEEVARRAKEQELQRKKEKEREAAMGFNPRPSKFMDLDELQNQGKGDSFERCVLEAEALLDQSLRLEQAGEVAAALSVVNEAVLNSLSRSKYF